One Saccharomyces kudriavzevii IFO 1802 strain IFO1802 genome assembly, chromosome: 4 genomic region harbors:
- the ATP22 gene encoding Atp22p (similar to Saccharomyces cerevisiae ATP22 (YDR350C); ancestral locus Anc_5.405), translating into MVKCICRGYLGPLAQMVTPPLFKHMGGAFAYQILPIASLRSLFTKSLLLVSKQNCSKVVHFDDFERLMPCHSKHGPSKNVQKHLYELRQLRTVFSETFGITEYASFFESLRDALRLKDPSKTEKKKLLYDIISQQHELHPEVAKNIGFCIPNEVHKWFWYNISKSESFNHYFFLLKNDVLLSTSMYCMNFTNRLMKGTEMERQLVTLQVFLHDEKNIKLIMEKVVKLHTFDSLVALVNGLVKAKNFKFFKSYIQALLLKLEQDCYSGEDATKQKSLRYVRFNNTLLYYLLKSGNVELFMKTFQEELKFITSSGLLNHIDGNEHILNFPIHHYLNLLRVSNRQEELFNVISCLQSSTLMRYKLFKEFLVGELVASFQAFRDPKLVCKYLLSSYSSKPSADILNALGIWGWVYHSKSTILTASELIKELKIHSGILPKTMRIGSPVTVPILTELYRSLLSSNFVSLERDQFKDCLLDLYYKYKTFLSKEANKYRYWRNDTGILNVFLNYIRFHAHEPRLAYDILLDFYSQPFAKNVRLTTVICPFSIVAYKNHELGQAELSELLQLMHKNGVPLTFKFCSAMVMHYIKIRDEKEARSWYNKILYGGFGIRHMALIQIIKDQGWPFPKNFDETLLAQLIEDNSIEEPTDDTIFTDENMFEESSGPGFNDDVGKCTNIIKETLKCLN; encoded by the coding sequence ATGGTAAAATGCATATGCCGGGGCTATCTAGGGCCTTTGGCCCAAATGGTCACTCCACCGTTATTTAAACACATGGGCGGCGCATTCGCATATCAGATACTACCTATCGCAAGTCTGCGTTCTTTATTCACAAAAAGCCTTCTATTAGTAAGTAAACAGAATTGTTCGAAAGTTGTGCactttgatgattttgaacgaTTGATGCCATGTCACAGTAAACACGGACCTTCgaaaaatgttcaaaagcATTTATACGAGCTCCGACAATTGAGGACTGTATTTAGTGAGACATTTGGAATAACAGAGTACgcctctttttttgagtCTCTACGAGATGCTTTGCGTCTCAAGGATCCTTCgaaaactgaaaagaagaagcttCTATATGATATAATTTCGCAGCAACATGAGTTACACCCAGAGGTCGCAAAGAATATTGGATTCTGTATACCAAATGAGGTACACAAATGGTTCTGGTATAATATTTCGAAATCAGAATCCTTtaatcattatttctttctcctGAAAAATGACGTTCTTCTTTCCACTTCTATGTATTGTATGAATTTTACCAATAGATTGATGAAAGGTACCGAGATGGAGAGACAATTGGTCACATTACAGGTTTTTTTGCATGACGAGAAAAACATTAAGCTAATAATGGAGAAAGTGGTGAAATTGCATACATTTGACAGTTTAGTTGCCTTGGTGAATGGGCTCGTTAAGGCAAagaacttcaaattctttaaaTCATACATTCAAGCTTTACTGCTAAAATTGGAACAGGACTGTTACTCTGGTGAAGATGCAACTAAACAGAAGAGCTTGCGTTACGTCAGATTCAATAATACCCTACTTTATTACCTTTTGAAGAGTGGGAATGTTGAGCTATTCATGAAAAcatttcaagaagaattaAAATTCATTACAAGTTCAGGATTACTAAATCACATTGATGGAAATGAACACATATTGAATTTCCCTATACACCATTATCTAAACCTGTTGCGAGTATCGAATAGACAAGAAGAACTTTTCAATGTGATTTCCTGCCTACAGAGTAGTACATTGATGAGATATAAACTTTTCAAGGAATTCTTAGTGGGCGAACTAGTTGCATCCTTCCAAGCTTTTCGCGATCCTAAGTTAGTCTGCAAATACCTCCTTTCATCGTACAGCTCGAAGCCCTCTGCTGACATTCTGAATGCATTGGGAATTTGGGGATGGGTTTACCattcaaaatcaacgaTTCTAACAGCATCTGAACTAATAAAAGAGCTGAAAATCCATAGTGGCATTTTGCCAAAAACAATGAGAATAGGGTCTCCCGTAACTGTTCCAATTTTAACTGAACTTTATAGAAGCTTATTGTCTTCTAATTTTGTCTCACTGGAAAGAGACCAATTCAAGGATTGTCTTCTTGATTTATATTACAAATACaaaacttttctttccaaagaagCTAACAAGTATAGATACTGGAGAAATGATACCGGAATCTTGAATGTTTTCCTGAACTATATTAGATTTCATGCACATGAACCAAGACTCGCCTATGATATTCTCCTGGATTTTTACTCTCAACCGTTTGCAAAAAATGTAAGGTTAACAACAGTGATATGTCCCTTTTCCATAGTAGCCTACAAGAACCATGAGTTGGGGCAAGCTGAATTATCAGAACTGCTACAGCTCATGCATAAAAATGGAGTACCTTTAACATTCAAGTTCTGTTCTGCCATGGTCATGCATTATATTAAAATCAGGGACGAAAAAGAAGCACGCTCCTGGTATAATAAAATCCTGTATGGAGGTTTCGGGATAAGGCATATGGCTTTGATTCAGATAATTAAGGACCAAGGCTGGccatttccaaaaaattttgacgAAACCTTATTAGCACAATTGATTGAAGATAACAGCATTGAGGAACCTACAGATGACACTATATTTACCGATGAAAACatgtttgaagaaagtaGCGGACCAGGTTTCAATGATGATGTTGGTAAATGTACAAATATCATAAAAGAGACATTGAAATGCCTTAAttaa